The following are encoded together in the Thermococcus sibiricus MM 739 genome:
- a CDS encoding 2-oxoacid:acceptor oxidoreductase subunit alpha, which translates to MVEFKEDVSIVLGGAAGQGIQTVEEILTRVLKLSGYNVYANKEYMSRVRGGINTTEIRISSKKVRAFVKRIDILIPFKRGVLPWVEKRLTENTVVLGERENVEEEYLSKINFVEVPLNDMAKDVGSSLYLNTIAAGLVVGLFHGDFEVLKEYLRKRFGSKGEEVVSKNIEAAKKGYDLGIKLCEEKTIGIDIKKDEKVRKEVLLSGTEAVALGAVAGGMNFLSFYPMSPSTGVAVFSAQHAEDFEIIVEQVEDEISAINMAIGAWFAGARGMVTTSGGGFALMSEALSLAGMAENPVVIHLAQRPGPATGLPTRTMQGDLNLALYSGHGEFPRIILAPGSIEEAFYLTAEAFNLADRDQVPVIILTDQYFVDTYYNLPDVDLGKIKVEKHIVETDKDYKRYKLTEDGISPRGIPGYGEGVLIANGNEHDEWGDITEDEELSRLMQEKRAIKKLETIRKNAMMPELVGKDDAKYMIVAWGSTYHVIREALETLGREDVAFMHFKWVYPLPEKVKELLEGKFLIDIEQNVTAQFAELLKKELGVEIHHRVLKYDGRPFSVEEVVEAIKGVLE; encoded by the coding sequence ATGGTTGAGTTCAAGGAAGATGTTTCTATTGTTTTAGGTGGTGCAGCCGGTCAAGGAATTCAAACTGTTGAAGAAATACTCACAAGGGTCTTGAAGCTTTCCGGTTACAACGTCTATGCAAACAAGGAATACATGTCAAGAGTTAGGGGCGGGATAAACACTACAGAGATTAGAATCTCATCAAAAAAAGTAAGAGCATTTGTAAAGAGGATTGACATTCTGATTCCGTTCAAGCGTGGAGTTCTCCCATGGGTAGAAAAGAGGCTTACAGAGAATACGGTTGTTCTCGGTGAGAGGGAAAACGTCGAAGAAGAGTACCTAAGCAAGATCAATTTCGTTGAGGTCCCATTAAATGACATGGCAAAAGACGTTGGTAGCTCTTTGTATTTGAACACAATAGCTGCTGGCCTTGTGGTTGGGCTTTTCCATGGAGACTTTGAAGTCCTTAAAGAGTACCTGAGAAAAAGATTCGGCAGCAAGGGGGAAGAAGTTGTTTCTAAGAACATTGAGGCTGCTAAAAAAGGATATGATCTTGGAATAAAGCTCTGCGAAGAAAAAACGATTGGAATTGATATTAAAAAAGATGAAAAGGTCAGGAAAGAAGTTCTTCTAAGCGGCACTGAAGCCGTCGCTTTGGGTGCAGTCGCTGGAGGAATGAACTTCTTAAGCTTTTATCCCATGAGCCCCTCCACCGGTGTTGCCGTTTTCTCTGCCCAGCATGCTGAAGACTTTGAAATAATAGTGGAGCAAGTAGAAGATGAGATATCTGCAATAAACATGGCTATAGGGGCATGGTTTGCCGGTGCAAGGGGGATGGTTACCACTTCAGGCGGTGGATTTGCTTTAATGAGCGAAGCTTTAAGCCTGGCTGGAATGGCAGAAAACCCCGTTGTAATACATCTCGCCCAAAGACCCGGGCCTGCGACCGGATTGCCCACAAGAACAATGCAGGGCGATTTGAACCTCGCCCTTTACTCTGGACACGGTGAATTCCCACGCATAATACTAGCCCCAGGAAGCATCGAGGAAGCTTTCTACCTTACAGCTGAAGCATTCAACTTGGCCGATAGAGACCAAGTTCCCGTTATAATTCTAACAGATCAATATTTTGTTGACACCTACTACAATCTTCCGGACGTTGATCTTGGCAAAATAAAAGTGGAAAAGCACATTGTTGAAACTGATAAAGACTACAAGAGGTACAAACTTACTGAGGATGGCATTTCGCCAAGGGGGATACCAGGTTACGGAGAAGGGGTTTTGATAGCTAACGGAAACGAACACGATGAATGGGGAGATATAACGGAAGATGAAGAGCTTTCAAGACTAATGCAAGAGAAAAGAGCAATAAAGAAACTCGAAACGATAAGAAAAAATGCCATGATGCCAGAACTCGTTGGAAAGGATGATGCAAAATACATGATCGTTGCATGGGGTTCAACCTATCATGTAATAAGGGAAGCTCTTGAAACCCTTGGCAGGGAAGACGTGGCGTTTATGCACTTTAAATGGGTTTATCCATTACCTGAGAAGGTTAAAGAGCTTTTGGAAGGTAAATTTCTCATAGACATAGAGCAGAACGTTACTGCACAGTTTGCAGAACTTTTAAAGAAAGAACTCGGAGTAGAAATTCACCACAGGGTTTTGAAGTACGACGGCAGACCTTTCTCTGTTGAAGAGGTTGTTGAGGCCATTAAGGGGGTGTTAGAATGA
- a CDS encoding peroxiredoxin, producing MVAIGEKFPEVEVKTTHGAIKLPEYFAEKGKWFLLFSHPADFTPVCTTEFYALQKRVDKFRELGVEPIGLSVDQVFSHIKWMEWIKENLGEEITFPVIADDRGELADRLGMIPSGATTTARAVFVVDDRGIIRAIVYYPAEVGRDWDEILRLVKALKISTEKGVALPHKWPNNELIGDKVIVPPASTVDQVKKREEAKAKGEIECYDWWLCYKKLE from the coding sequence ATGGTAGCTATTGGAGAAAAGTTCCCGGAAGTTGAGGTTAAGACTACCCACGGGGCAATAAAGCTTCCAGAGTACTTTGCAGAGAAGGGCAAGTGGTTCCTTCTTTTCAGCCATCCAGCAGATTTTACCCCGGTTTGTACAACAGAGTTCTATGCTCTTCAGAAGAGGGTAGATAAGTTCCGGGAGCTTGGCGTTGAGCCCATAGGACTCAGTGTTGACCAAGTGTTCAGCCACATAAAATGGATGGAATGGATCAAGGAGAACCTTGGTGAGGAGATAACCTTCCCCGTCATAGCGGACGACCGGGGTGAACTTGCCGACAGGCTTGGTATGATTCCAAGCGGTGCAACGACAACGGCCAGAGCCGTTTTTGTAGTTGATGACAGGGGCATCATAAGGGCGATAGTTTACTATCCAGCAGAGGTCGGCAGGGACTGGGACGAAATACTCCGCCTTGTGAAAGCCCTCAAGATCAGCACCGAGAAAGGCGTAGCTTTGCCGCACAAGTGGCCTAACAATGAGCTCATTGGTGACAAGGTTATTGTCCCACCTGCAAGCACAGTTGACCAAGTTAAGAAACGCGAAGAGGCCAAAGCTAAAGGCGAAATCGAGTGCTATGACTGGTGGTTATGCTACAAGAAGCTCGAGTGA
- a CDS encoding N-glycosylase/DNA lyase: MVRKLKVEFLKSILKELGIECARTIEEKVDLQFSALESLHKNLNDDELFLKLVIANSIVSYQLSGKGENWWWEFSNYFSKKPPIESIVKAYSEFLPRSKSNKRLIQLKLNRLKKLEPFLNSLAIEDLRKYYQNMLRFRDRLAKVMNAKEDAKTIVFAVKMFGYASRIAFGDFIPYPMEIDIPKDFRIENYTRRFTDRNSTTFWREVSKEVGIPPLHIDSILWPVLGRDTRVAERLKEHCEKYELVLELVSL, encoded by the coding sequence TTGGTGAGAAAATTGAAAGTAGAATTCCTCAAAAGTATTCTCAAAGAACTTGGCATTGAATGTGCTAGAACTATCGAGGAGAAAGTTGATCTGCAGTTTTCAGCTTTGGAGAGCCTTCACAAAAACCTAAACGATGATGAGCTTTTCCTCAAGCTAGTGATAGCAAACTCAATTGTGAGTTATCAGCTTTCAGGTAAAGGAGAAAACTGGTGGTGGGAGTTTTCAAACTATTTCTCAAAAAAACCTCCGATAGAGAGTATTGTAAAGGCTTACTCCGAGTTCTTGCCAAGATCAAAAAGTAACAAAAGATTAATTCAGCTGAAATTGAATCGTCTTAAAAAGCTGGAGCCTTTTTTGAATTCATTGGCGATTGAAGATCTAAGAAAGTACTATCAAAACATGCTGAGGTTTAGGGATCGTTTAGCTAAGGTCATGAACGCAAAGGAGGATGCAAAGACAATCGTTTTTGCCGTTAAAATGTTTGGCTATGCATCCAGAATAGCTTTTGGAGACTTTATTCCGTATCCAATGGAGATTGACATTCCAAAAGACTTCAGAATTGAAAACTACACGAGAAGGTTCACGGACAGAAACTCTACGACTTTCTGGAGGGAAGTTTCAAAGGAAGTTGGAATTCCTCCGCTGCATATAGATTCGATCCTCTGGCCCGTTCTTGGGAGGGATACGAGGGTTGCGGAGAGATTGAAGGAACACTGTGAAAAGTACGAGCTGGTTTTGGAACTCGTCTCTCTTTGA
- the nuoI gene encoding NADH-quinone oxidoreductase subunit NuoI, which translates to MSEAKFKIAPEEKVKKRPSFLKPWLSIKYLFKKPVTIKIPYEPTQIAEKYRGFHTLNWKTCIGCNMCGQICPARAIEMTWIEGEKRAHPKIDYGRCTFCQFCVDVCPTGALGHVEHYLLTTEWKEEELELFDWIPLPEDMVRKFEDYRHPLAKIEYLEDGKVRYTLRDGSTFEFKILGYGLKPPAKPKSQEKKDAEEEKKAE; encoded by the coding sequence ATGAGTGAAGCTAAATTTAAAATTGCACCTGAAGAGAAGGTTAAGAAGAGGCCCTCTTTCTTGAAACCCTGGCTTAGTATAAAATACCTCTTCAAAAAGCCTGTAACTATAAAAATCCCCTATGAACCCACACAAATTGCTGAAAAATACCGTGGATTCCATACTCTCAACTGGAAGACATGCATTGGTTGTAATATGTGTGGTCAGATATGTCCCGCAAGGGCTATAGAGATGACATGGATTGAGGGAGAAAAAAGAGCACATCCAAAGATAGACTATGGAAGATGTACTTTCTGTCAGTTTTGTGTTGATGTATGTCCTACTGGAGCACTGGGCCATGTGGAGCACTATCTCTTAACTACAGAGTGGAAAGAAGAAGAACTTGAGCTCTTTGACTGGATTCCATTGCCAGAAGATATGGTGAGAAAATTCGAAGACTACAGGCATCCATTAGCTAAGATCGAATATCTTGAAGATGGGAAAGTTAGATATACCCTTAGGGATGGGAGCACTTTTGAATTTAAAATACTCGGTTATGGTCTTAAACCACCAGCAAAGCCCAAGTCACAGGAAAAGAAAGATGCTGAAGAAGAAAAAAAGGCTGAATAG
- a CDS encoding NADH-quinone oxidoreductase subunit D produces MVSQQELVREARENGMELLPLEKDTYELFFGPQHMATENYSLILKLDGHRVVKAIANPGFLHRGFEKLAELRPWYTNIALLLRVCVPEPDVPEAVYSMAVDELVGWEVPERAQWIRTVVLEMARVTSYLFWTMGLSFKLGVYTAGQWAAAYRERFMALFEQLTGARVYHIYTIPGGVRRDIPGDKWLRQLKDTVEYLKDKLKDFDNILFQNYITYNRLEGIGVMDKKFALAEGVTGPNLRATGVKADVRRLDPYLLYPELDFEVPVLKEGDSLARALVRRFEIEQDLYILEQLLEMGPPDGPYKVEDPKLKALPRFKVPAGDAYAHVEATGGDFGAYVVSDGGNKPYRVQIRGPSISHGIRVIEQLLVGARIADVPVILMTLGNCPPDIDR; encoded by the coding sequence ATGGTTTCACAACAAGAATTGGTTAGGGAAGCGAGAGAGAATGGCATGGAGCTTTTACCTCTTGAAAAGGACACTTATGAGCTGTTTTTTGGACCCCAGCACATGGCTACTGAGAATTACAGCTTAATCTTAAAACTGGATGGCCATAGAGTTGTTAAGGCCATAGCCAATCCAGGCTTCCTTCACAGGGGATTTGAGAAACTTGCCGAGCTAAGGCCATGGTATACAAACATAGCACTCCTCTTGAGAGTATGTGTCCCAGAGCCTGATGTTCCAGAGGCTGTTTATTCCATGGCCGTTGATGAGCTTGTGGGATGGGAGGTTCCAGAAAGAGCTCAATGGATCAGGACGGTTGTTCTTGAGATGGCTAGAGTTACTTCGTACCTATTCTGGACAATGGGATTATCCTTTAAGCTTGGTGTTTACACAGCAGGGCAATGGGCCGCTGCTTATAGAGAGCGGTTTATGGCACTCTTTGAACAGCTTACTGGGGCGAGGGTTTACCACATTTACACAATCCCCGGAGGAGTTAGAAGAGATATACCCGGAGACAAATGGTTAAGGCAGCTCAAAGACACCGTGGAATACCTAAAAGACAAACTTAAAGACTTTGACAACATCTTATTTCAGAATTACATTACTTACAACAGGCTTGAAGGGATTGGAGTAATGGACAAAAAGTTCGCTTTAGCAGAAGGCGTTACCGGCCCAAACTTAAGAGCTACAGGAGTAAAAGCAGATGTAAGGAGATTAGATCCCTACTTACTCTATCCAGAGCTTGATTTTGAAGTACCTGTTCTCAAAGAAGGCGATTCTTTGGCTAGAGCACTTGTGAGGAGATTTGAAATTGAACAGGATCTTTACATCCTCGAACAGCTGCTTGAGATGGGCCCGCCAGATGGCCCATACAAAGTTGAAGATCCAAAATTAAAGGCTCTCCCAAGATTTAAGGTTCCTGCAGGAGATGCTTATGCTCACGTAGAAGCTACTGGTGGAGATTTTGGAGCCTATGTTGTAAGCGATGGAGGAAACAAGCCATACAGAGTCCAGATAAGAGGTCCAAGCATATCCCATGGAATTAGAGTAATAGAGCAGCTTTTAGTGGGGGCTAGAATAGCAGACGTGCCGGTTATATTGATGACCTTAGGAAACTGTCCACCCGACATAGACAGGTGA
- a CDS encoding NADH-quinone oxidoreductase subunit C — translation MILEKEENIVRQILEKASYAEGKVRRARRIEFHIPAERIREFLTLLKESNFETMMQITAVDWIKDGEIELVYQMWSYTHAVHAFVKTRIPRDVDKARVPSVRDIYPVAETYERDAHEFYKVTFEGNDKLKMPWILEDEDKEAGVSHRKDFDMLSYVKKKYKLLDRFEEDKENYVI, via the coding sequence ATGATACTGGAAAAAGAGGAGAATATAGTGAGGCAAATTCTTGAAAAGGCATCATATGCAGAGGGAAAGGTTAGAAGAGCTAGGAGAATAGAGTTTCATATCCCCGCAGAGAGAATTAGAGAATTTCTCACACTGCTTAAGGAGAGCAATTTTGAAACTATGATGCAAATAACAGCAGTAGACTGGATTAAGGATGGAGAGATAGAGCTTGTTTATCAAATGTGGAGTTATACTCACGCTGTTCATGCATTTGTAAAGACGAGAATTCCAAGGGACGTTGATAAAGCTAGGGTGCCGAGCGTTAGGGACATCTATCCAGTTGCCGAAACTTACGAGAGGGATGCCCATGAATTCTATAAAGTGACGTTTGAAGGCAACGATAAGCTTAAAATGCCATGGATTCTTGAGGATGAAGACAAGGAAGCAGGCGTTTCTCACAGAAAAGACTTCGATATGCTTAGTTATGTAAAGAAGAAATACAAACTGCTTGATAGGTTTGAAGAGGATAAGGAGAACTATGTAATCTGA
- a CDS encoding NuoB/complex I 20 kDa subunit family protein codes for MVDWRLYEPLINFARKRSMWIVAFCTGCGGIEMPPLMTSRYDLERFGMMPNPAPRMADLFLITGYVTPKTLKRIIITYEMQPDPKYVLAHGSCPLNGGIYWDGYNAIKHLDKYLPVDVAIAGCMPRPEAVMDGIKKIMELIDSGKADGWKRYKENYEYYKKNQDELFGEGWREKTARRWIPWLMNKKKEVREE; via the coding sequence ATGGTCGATTGGAGATTATATGAACCACTCATCAACTTTGCGAGAAAAAGGAGCATGTGGATTGTGGCGTTTTGTACAGGATGTGGCGGTATAGAAATGCCTCCTCTAATGACTTCAAGATACGATCTAGAGCGTTTTGGTATGATGCCTAATCCAGCCCCAAGAATGGCTGATCTCTTCCTAATCACCGGTTATGTTACCCCAAAGACGCTTAAAAGAATTATCATAACTTACGAAATGCAACCTGATCCAAAGTACGTCCTTGCTCACGGTTCATGTCCACTAAATGGGGGGATCTATTGGGACGGTTACAATGCTATCAAGCACCTTGACAAGTACCTGCCAGTTGATGTTGCAATAGCGGGATGTATGCCAAGGCCTGAGGCAGTTATGGATGGCATCAAGAAGATAATGGAACTCATTGATAGTGGTAAGGCCGACGGATGGAAGCGCTACAAGGAAAACTACGAATACTACAAGAAAAATCAGGACGAACTCTTTGGTGAGGGATGGAGAGAAAAGACTGCGAGAAGATGGATTCCATGGTTAATGAACAAAAAGAAGGAAGTTAGGGAGGAGTGA
- a CDS encoding respiratory chain complex I subunit 1 family protein, which translates to MIETALKALFILIYATFVGFMFMGIIRIVTARIHRRVGPPIYQPILDTIKLLSKKSNITHGLIYDFGVIYALGATILAIMFIPLGNIGVLRAYGDLVLITFLLEIPMLGIMFAAMSSGNPYAGIGAQRALLTMLAIQVPLGFAIVALAEYYGTFSTYEIVMAQQSMGWSITALPLLFAAIAYDLVLQAMFGKEPFDIMIAPGEISLGPMVEFGGKHMGILQIQHAIALFGETLFFSNIFLGGAVITIFGSSILNTIATLAVLLIKQIAVLLVATFMGAIFPRFTIDQAARFYWKWPTIIAALGAILATL; encoded by the coding sequence ATGATTGAGACTGCTTTAAAAGCTCTCTTTATCTTAATTTATGCAACTTTCGTAGGTTTCATGTTCATGGGAATAATAAGAATAGTCACCGCAAGAATACATAGAAGAGTTGGGCCTCCTATCTATCAGCCCATCTTAGATACGATTAAGCTCCTTTCAAAGAAAAGCAACATAACTCATGGTTTAATATACGACTTTGGTGTGATCTACGCATTGGGAGCAACAATACTGGCTATAATGTTCATACCTCTTGGAAATATCGGTGTTCTCAGGGCTTATGGTGATTTAGTATTAATTACCTTCCTACTTGAGATACCGATGCTTGGAATAATGTTTGCAGCAATGAGCTCAGGAAACCCCTATGCTGGCATTGGTGCTCAGAGGGCACTGCTTACTATGCTTGCCATACAGGTGCCCCTAGGTTTCGCCATAGTTGCCCTCGCCGAGTACTATGGTACATTTAGCACCTATGAAATAGTGATGGCCCAGCAGAGTATGGGGTGGAGTATAACAGCGCTTCCACTCTTGTTTGCAGCAATTGCTTACGATCTTGTACTTCAAGCAATGTTTGGTAAAGAGCCCTTTGATATCATGATTGCACCAGGTGAGATATCCCTTGGCCCAATGGTTGAGTTTGGCGGTAAACACATGGGGATACTTCAGATTCAACACGCGATAGCCCTCTTTGGGGAGACACTGTTCTTCTCAAATATATTCCTTGGGGGAGCGGTGATTACAATATTTGGAAGTTCGATACTCAATACAATAGCGACTTTGGCTGTACTCCTCATTAAGCAGATTGCGGTACTTCTGGTGGCAACTTTCATGGGCGCAATATTCCCAAGGTTCACTATAGATCAAGCTGCTAGGTTCTACTGGAAATGGCCTACAATAATAGCTGCTCTGGGGGCAATATTAGCGACTCTGTGA
- a CDS encoding proton-conducting transporter transmembrane domain-containing protein, with translation MNELALIVFAPLIAGALAWLVDIKGIREIFGVLGAAVPLGYTVLLYQKTGEGLNFALNLGVFKLTFALNTLNWFFLGIGALVGFAAILALVSTGRDSYEWLFALMSLSGVIGVFLANDLMTFFIFWEIMTFASFMMVLHYNRSASLKYFLLSVFGAYAMLLALGIIYAKLGTFDFGAIQQAMYQDAYASAFGGETLISKNESALIYLLFLIAFGVKAGMFPLHVWAPDAYSETNQSYTAMFSGVLSKAGVYGFILLYVLMGTRLALEFGAFRSATKFGYIIAFLGGLTIIVGGLLAALQEDIRKLFAYSSISQLGYILVGIGVGTALSIQAAMFHVLSHALFKGLFFLIVATIVYRTGKTTFADMGGLAEKMPFTFAMAFVAILSLAGIPPLVGFASKWVLFEAVISQNLPILGGMVFFGSAIGFVYLIRFVYAVWFGQRPTDLDNTKDAPLPMAIAMAILALFNVILGIAPGLVAKELNRIFGKEIIGGDLFILDLGFGKYNALAVTIYLVVGIIIAGIIYFLGAKVKKVPVTDTYQSANPVTMEYNLTIRRNFFLPLKETLAFWLRVSFDRLYRTIGTWVEDLAEVMRTYIYNGNTQSYAWYLAILLLILALWGV, from the coding sequence ATGAACGAATTGGCTTTAATTGTATTTGCTCCTTTAATAGCCGGTGCCTTGGCATGGCTTGTCGATATTAAGGGAATCAGAGAGATCTTTGGTGTTTTGGGTGCTGCAGTGCCACTTGGGTATACTGTACTGCTCTACCAAAAAACAGGCGAGGGCCTTAACTTTGCTCTCAACTTGGGGGTCTTCAAGTTAACCTTTGCTCTAAACACGTTAAATTGGTTTTTCCTGGGAATAGGAGCTTTAGTGGGATTTGCAGCAATTTTGGCATTGGTATCCACAGGTAGAGATAGCTATGAGTGGTTATTTGCGTTAATGAGCCTCAGCGGTGTGATTGGGGTTTTTCTCGCAAACGACTTAATGACGTTCTTTATCTTCTGGGAGATAATGACATTTGCAAGCTTTATGATGGTGCTTCACTACAACCGTAGTGCATCGTTGAAGTACTTCCTATTAAGCGTTTTTGGAGCATATGCAATGCTGCTTGCACTGGGAATCATTTATGCAAAACTAGGAACCTTTGACTTTGGAGCAATTCAACAAGCAATGTACCAAGATGCATATGCAAGCGCATTTGGCGGTGAGACACTAATAAGCAAGAACGAGAGTGCATTAATTTATTTGCTGTTCCTCATTGCATTTGGAGTTAAAGCGGGTATGTTTCCACTACATGTATGGGCCCCAGATGCTTACAGTGAGACCAATCAAAGTTATACAGCGATGTTTAGTGGAGTTCTGAGCAAAGCAGGGGTTTATGGGTTCATTTTACTTTACGTACTTATGGGAACCCGTTTAGCACTTGAATTTGGGGCATTCAGAAGCGCAACGAAATTTGGTTATATCATAGCATTCCTTGGAGGTCTAACTATAATTGTTGGTGGCCTGTTAGCTGCTCTTCAGGAAGATATAAGAAAACTCTTTGCATATTCAAGTATAAGCCAACTTGGATACATACTGGTAGGAATTGGTGTTGGTACAGCGTTAAGCATTCAAGCAGCAATGTTCCATGTTCTTAGTCACGCATTGTTTAAGGGCCTTTTCTTCCTCATAGTGGCTACAATAGTATACAGGACTGGTAAAACAACTTTCGCAGATATGGGAGGGCTTGCTGAGAAAATGCCATTTACATTCGCAATGGCTTTTGTAGCCATTCTTAGCCTTGCTGGAATTCCGCCTTTAGTTGGGTTTGCCAGCAAGTGGGTTCTCTTTGAAGCAGTAATAAGCCAGAACTTGCCGATACTAGGTGGTATGGTGTTCTTTGGAAGTGCAATTGGGTTTGTTTACCTCATAAGATTTGTATATGCAGTATGGTTTGGACAGAGACCCACTGACCTGGACAACACAAAAGACGCTCCACTTCCAATGGCAATAGCAATGGCAATTTTAGCTCTATTCAATGTAATACTTGGAATTGCACCAGGACTTGTTGCAAAAGAGCTCAATAGGATATTTGGAAAAGAAATCATCGGGGGGGACCTCTTCATACTAGATCTAGGGTTTGGAAAGTACAATGCACTAGCAGTCACGATTTATCTTGTAGTTGGCATAATAATAGCGGGGATAATCTATTTCCTCGGTGCAAAAGTTAAAAAAGTCCCTGTTACGGACACTTACCAGTCTGCTAACCCTGTGACGATGGAATATAATCTTACAATAAGGAGAAACTTCTTCCTTCCACTCAAAGAGACATTGGCATTTTGGCTTAGGGTAAGCTTTGACAGGCTTTATCGCACCATAGGAACATGGGTTGAAGATCTAGCAGAAGTTATGAGGACTTATATCTACAATGGAAATACTCAGAGCTATGCATGGTATCTCGCGATACTATTATTAATCCTTGCACTTTGGGGGGTGTGA
- a CDS encoding proton-conducting transporter transmembrane domain-containing protein, whose translation MSQYASLLIALPLFSAFFIPILKRLNKSAIMPFLVVVTLVQTGIAAWVFNEIYITGKPIIIMAGGFRPPVGINLYIGHFAAVFILVVTLASFLMTVFSMRAVNVEPKDKYAMLFLLLMLGATGMIATGDIFNLFVFMEITAISAYALTAYNKTGESSEAALKYVVLGGIGSSFFLVGIALIYGSLGTLNMAHIGQLASMINPTAAKIGLALLIFGLAVEAEQFPLNAWAPDAYQEAPHPVTAMFSAFVVKASLYAIGRIIYILSAAEGWSSVLRLLIVLGTLTVIVGEMSALRQNNVKRMFAYSSIAQVGLIAMGLALGTESGVSASVFHMFNHAIVKALMFLAVGYVAIELGGVEMSKFEGLGKRMPITAFAITVGAISIIGIPLFNVFWSKIQLILAALNAEYTWVVALILGASLIEATYYIRLIHTMWFKGEGEKVKENSVLALIMLLLVAFIIVIGIYPEPFWDVMQKAGRDIFDVAQYVKNVPLMGVSP comes from the coding sequence ATGAGTCAATACGCTTCCCTTTTAATTGCTTTACCCTTATTTAGTGCGTTCTTTATCCCAATACTTAAAAGACTGAATAAAAGTGCAATAATGCCTTTCTTGGTCGTAGTCACGTTAGTTCAAACTGGAATAGCGGCATGGGTTTTTAATGAAATTTACATAACGGGGAAGCCCATAATAATCATGGCCGGTGGATTTAGGCCACCAGTAGGAATTAACCTATACATAGGCCACTTTGCAGCGGTATTTATCCTAGTAGTAACACTTGCAAGCTTTTTGATGACAGTATTTAGCATGAGGGCAGTAAATGTTGAACCAAAAGATAAGTACGCAATGTTGTTCTTACTCCTCATGCTTGGTGCAACGGGCATGATTGCCACTGGAGATATCTTTAACCTCTTCGTCTTTATGGAAATTACCGCCATAAGCGCTTATGCATTAACGGCATATAATAAAACAGGGGAATCCAGTGAAGCAGCTTTAAAATATGTCGTCCTTGGAGGGATTGGCTCAAGTTTCTTCTTAGTTGGTATTGCCCTGATCTATGGGAGCCTTGGAACACTTAACATGGCCCACATTGGTCAATTAGCTTCAATGATAAACCCAACTGCAGCCAAGATAGGTTTAGCATTGCTTATCTTTGGATTGGCTGTAGAGGCAGAACAGTTCCCCCTCAATGCTTGGGCTCCTGATGCGTATCAGGAAGCTCCACACCCGGTAACGGCAATGTTTTCTGCCTTTGTGGTTAAAGCCTCTCTCTATGCTATAGGCAGGATAATTTACATCTTAAGTGCTGCCGAAGGGTGGAGTTCAGTTTTAAGATTACTCATAGTTTTGGGAACTCTCACCGTTATAGTAGGCGAGATGAGTGCTTTGAGGCAGAATAACGTTAAGAGAATGTTTGCATACTCAAGTATAGCCCAAGTTGGCCTGATTGCTATGGGTTTAGCTCTGGGGACAGAAAGTGGTGTAAGCGCAAGCGTCTTCCACATGTTCAATCACGCAATAGTCAAGGCCCTTATGTTCTTGGCAGTAGGTTACGTTGCTATTGAGCTTGGTGGGGTAGAAATGAGCAAATTTGAAGGCCTTGGAAAGAGGATGCCGATAACGGCCTTTGCAATAACAGTTGGTGCTATAAGCATCATAGGGATTCCACTCTTCAATGTCTTCTGGAGCAAGATACAACTCATCTTAGCTGCCCTAAATGCCGAATATACATGGGTGGTAGCATTAATCCTGGGTGCAAGTCTTATTGAAGCTACCTATTACATAAGACTCATTCATACTATGTGGTTCAAAGGAGAAGGAGAAAAGGTCAAGGAAAACAGTGTTCTGGCATTGATAATGCTTCTGCTGGTTGCATTTATAATAGTCATTGGAATCTATCCAGAACCCTTCTGGGACGTTATGCAAAAGGCTGGAAGGGATATCTTCGACGTTGCCCAATACGTTAAGAACGTTCCTCTAATGGGGGTGAGCCCATGA